The Melanotaenia boesemani isolate fMelBoe1 chromosome 12, fMelBoe1.pri, whole genome shotgun sequence genome contains the following window.
CTTTGAGGAAGATTTCTCTCCTTCATTAGatctgttgccactgattttcagtccagatgttgtgtcatttggcatacctTAGCATTTTATTCCATGGTTtttttccttaagaatggcttcttgaccaCAGTCCTAAGAGACTAATTTTAATAAGtcttaagtaaaaaataaatgcttcaACTGAAGGTCAGAGTTCTGCTTTCTTATTAACAAACACTTTTAAGATACTGTTCATCTGCTGAACATAGTTTTTAGACCTGCAGCTTTTTTTGTCCTCCATTTATTCAGTTTGCTCAGTATTTCCAAGGCCACActtcacaccatgctgagatatgtaATTTTTTATGTCTATAAACTGTTATTGTCATCACCTTTCATAAATGTAACTAGCAACGGCTAAAGATCCGTACATATTCATCTGcttaaaatattcaaaaccTGAACTGTGATTTTTACAGTCTATTTCTTAGAAATTACTTTCTAAATCAAAGTTAATGCGTACACGTGTTCAACCTTTAACTGGTACAATAAACATGGAGAAAATTAGACTGTGAATATTAATGTGCCTTTGTATATCACAGAAATTGTTTAAACCCAATATCCACTAGTTTTACTTTGTAATATTATGAAGGAAATCCTTTTTTCTATCCGTATTGTTTTTATCAGATACTCAATGTTTTCTTCGTAGCTCGCTGCGCCTTTAAGACAAACGCTGACGTCAACATTTACTTGAATGCGATTGGTTATCTGGCTTCCGTATGTTTTAAGAATCAGCATGGCTGGAGAACCGTGGAACAGGGTAAACATTCCCTTTCCAAGTGCCACTTCAAGTGTCCACATAGAGTTTACGTCAACAGCAGGTTTGGATGCTAATAGGCTACATGTCTCATTCTGCCGTGTGTTGTCTCGCGCTCAGTCCTGCCTAAGAAAAATGTCGCTTGTAACCCACGTGGGGTTTACCCTCACGTGAATGTGAACCTGTGTTGATAGCTTGTTGTTGGTGATGTTTTACAGATACAAATGTTAAAACCCTGTGTGTGGAGAACGAGAAGGTCCTGAAGCTGCTCCGTAGTGAGATTCTTCAGACGGAGATCCGACTCCTCTACGACCTGCTGTACATGCTCAACAACAGCTACAGAGGCAACAAGACCTTTAAGGGACTACAGCAGGTAAACGTAGTCATCCGACCAGATGTGTTGCAGTTCATATGCTGGAATCTCGCTAGTTGGAAATGGGACAGTCTTTTACATGTCACTGAGTGGTATGCAAAAGTGTTCCAGCCAAGCATGATACTTGGCTAACCTAACCTATAAACTGTACATAAATTCttaagtgtgtgtttatttgtgtgttttcttctaGGTTGAGCAATGTATAAACAGACTGAAGAACATGAAGCTCGATTCTGCTCTTCAGGAGCTTGCAGATGTGTGTCCAAACAAAATTCAAAGGTCTGCAGCAGCATATTGTCATCTGATTTTTACTGTGCAGACCAGACATACAACATCATGATGATGAATTGAGACTAAATCAGCTGGGAAATTCAGTCAGGATGTGTAGAACCTCCAAACTGAAAATACAGTGACaatcagatgttttctgtctgtgtttataGAGGTCTGGGCATCAAGACGGGTAAGTGTGAGGTTCCAAGTCAGCCCATGCTGGAGTGGATCTGTCTCAAAGTGCTGGGAGCTGCCCAGCTGCTGAGCTGTGCACTGACTCGGTGCAGCAGAGCTTTTATGtatcctttttctgttttttcttgaaTGTGTGGTGAAAGCAACAAATAATCTGGTATGATTTGCTAATGCTAACATCAAGTTGAATTCTCATTGTTTGAGCTGTAGTTTTGCCTTAACAGATACTTTTTTTTAGAGTCTCAAAGCAGCACATAAGGTGGGAGTTTGTCATACTAAATATGGTGATAACCAGCATGCTCAGCCGTCTGTGGTAAGAAATAACTTAATTTAACATGTCTGCAGTGGGATTGCGATAAATGACCTTCCCCTGTCTAAgtcctgctgcttttgtttttatcagggTGATTTTCCGTGGTGTGCTGGTTGGTCTGTTCATGTTGTACCATCGGGTCCTGGAACTTCTCAGAGATGTTGCCCAAGCTCAGCCCATGCCCTACCTCACAGACATCTCCCTGCCAGCAGATATGTCTCAGTTCCTGGGTCCTTCGTGTAGATCCTTACTAAAGAAACATCCAGCACATGATTCCCATGTCAAACACGAGATGGTGAACAGACAAAGAATCAAGAAGGCTTCTGTAAAGGTCACGAAAAAGAGGCAGACAGGGAGGATTAAAGAGGACCTGGGCATTGTTATAGAAAGAGGTATGGAGTTTATTTTATCATATCCAAAATTTACTAGTCAAATACAACTAATAAATAGGAAAAACGCATCAATTCCATTGCTCAGTTTACTCTAATTTAAAAATAGATCAATAAGTAAATCCTTATGATGACAGACTTCATTGACATCActgataaacttttttttttatttatttattttttttaaaagatcatGGCATTGAGATTGATATCGAGCCTTTTTCCAAGATTTTCAAGAAGGTATGTATTAAATCAAAAcctttttatcatttgttttcCAATTAATTGGCATGTGCATCCTTTTAACAAGGATATGTCTTCTTTTGGTACCCAAGGCTAAATCTCGCCCAGAAGAATCGCACAAGACtaacaagaaagaaaagttcaAGAAACAAGTGAAAGACGCTGCTACTTTTGCCCAGATGGCAGCACATCTGGAGGAAATGATTGTGTGGTGCAAATCGCAGAAGATGGAGAAGGAGAAACGCCTACTGACCTTCCTGCATTTAAAGTGCCATAAGATGAAATGCCTTGAGGCAGCAGGATACAAGTAAGAGCACTGCAGCATATTCAGTCATACAAGCTAAATTACCCACTTCAGCTGTCCGTGACACAACTGTAAAACTACGATGGCATGCTCACTAAATTTGTCCTCATCCTCAGTGTCCAGAGGAAGTTACGATCCTTCAGACGGGAAGTTTGCTGGGCTTCATCTCCTGCTGGATCAGCACCAAAGACTTTCCATTTCCCCGTTGCAGCAAGCAGAACTGCTCGCCAGAAACGTAGTTTGTGGACGGTTAAGAGATGCTTTGTGTCTTCTAGAGACAGGACAGGTGTGAAAAAGATGCTGCGGGAAAAAACTGAGTTGGTTGTGTCTAAACTGTTTAAATGCAACCAACAAAGAGGAGCCACACACAAGGTGATGCTTCAGACCCCTAGCTCTGGCAGCCATAATGACATAGATGATATATTTGCCTCTGTGGGTTTGTGATGGcttcaaagtggaaaaaataaactacatgATAACAGTAAGACACTGATTCACTTTATTATTGCTAATCTTCAACACTTGATTTATGATCGTAGGGCAAAAAGCAAGCGCTGCTTTGGTTTTATGTGAAGTCTGCGGCTCCTCTGATCATTCAAAGCATTACGAACTGACCCCAGGCTTTTCTGCCACACTGATCCCAGTGCTGATTCTAAACCTGAGCCAATTCTATCTTTTTTAACCAGCAAAGTTTTGGCTCCAGCACTGAAAAAGTGGTGCTACTTTTTGCTTGGTcagagcaaaaaaataaataaaaaaattcttggCTTGCAGGGTTATAAAGACCATCAGACCAGTCACAATATTGAATCgtcttgtacattaaatgtgctgtacaaataaatttgtccTGCCTACAGTGCTTAATCTAATAATTTAAGAgggaacaataaaaaaaaaactgagcagCGACATGGATGAGAACATGTTTCCCCAGTTAAAACCTCTATAATTCATATTTGTATTAAGTTTTGATGGATTTGGAAATACCAGTTGGGTTTACAGAATACTACACTTCTGATACTGAGGTATTCATTTGCTGCAAAAATTATTCAAACAATCtcttctatttgttttttaattatctgtCTCCCTGCACTAGAGTCCTTTACAGCAATTCAGAATATATTTATTGGAAAAGACGTCTAACAGGATTTATAGAAGAACTAATGAGCTTTTCTCAGTGAGACACACCCGAACGACTATTGAGCTTACATGTCGgctctctccagccagaaaGTCTAATGTTGActcttatttcttgctctgttcCCATCCCTCCTTTTTCTGCCTCCAGGAATCCTCTCGTGTTTCTTTTGTGAATCAACCGGGGTGCACTCTAACAACATTCAGTGTATTGATATCTGGGTGTTAATAAATGTCgatgtgccatcaaaatgagtatttttaaggtcagaaaattaaatataccCCCGAGACGTTAAAAACCAAACCAGTCTTCACCTGGATCTACTTTATAACGGGCTCTAGCACCTGGCCTGAACTCGattgttaaaaacaacttttgccCTCATGGGCAATTAAACCCCTGCTGGATCCAGTTTGATGAAAATTGGGATTTAGGGACCAGATTCCTTTAAACCAAAAACTACACCAGACCACGGGTGTTAAGCTACTGTAGAATCAGACAGGAATGTTGAAAGGCTtgatttgttatattttttaacttgtcctgtccaacaTCGTAGCAAGCAGATGGATGGTCTGGCTgatgtgttgtgctgaacaaatgtCAAAGTCAAAGTATCTTTATTAGGCTCCATGGGAGAAATCTGTCTTGGACAGATGATTTTGCTGCAGCGACAACTTAAACGCACACACACCCATATCGCCAAATAATAACCATTAAAGAAAATGGAGTgtagagaaaaagacaaaaatacacCAGATACAAGGCAATGGTCCTTCAATCCACACAGAAACTCCAGACAAGCAACTGCTACATCtgtacatgaaaaaataaaattctaagCAGAGGTTAAACCTCCCCCTTTTAAGAATTAAGATTAAGAATCAACTTATTTTCAGGTCAGCTCTAATCATCCTTCTTGCAACTAGTTTAATCCAGAATAACCTAAAACTAGGATTTATTTAAGACATTTATTTGGGACTATTCCTAAGCCCTGCCTTTGAAACCATTCCCGAATGTCAAATGAGACTTTACCCCCTTTCAGACATTGACCATTCTGATGATAAAGACACAGACAAATAAAGACCCATAATATTTACAGGTAAATGGGCATCTTTTACCATCTTAAAATGACACTGTTGTTGTCATGCATAAggaaataatcatttaattagCCATAAATTATGAGATGGTGGCTCATATTTGAGCTGCAGGAGTGATAAAGCTAAGTAGCCAACAGATTCCATGGCATCTCAGATAAATGACACATCCTCTCTGGTGAGATTTCTAGCACTACCCGGCGGTGTGTAGGATTAGTGCACTAATGAACATTAATCTGAACTAATTAATGATTAGCACAAAAGTGCATATTGATCTTTGAGCATGCAAAGTGAATCCCTCAGC
Protein-coding sequences here:
- the tex30 gene encoding nucleolus and neural progenitor protein isoform X1 — encoded protein: MRLVIWLPYVLRISMAGEPWNRVNIPFPSATSSVHIEFTSTADTNVKTLCVENEKVLKLLRSEILQTEIRLLYDLLYMLNNSYRGNKTFKGLQQVEQCINRLKNMKLDSALQELADVCPNKIQRGLGIKTGKCEVPSQPMLEWICLKVLGAAQLLSCALTRCSRAFIVSKQHIRWEFVILNMVITSMLSRLWVIFRGVLVGLFMLYHRVLELLRDVAQAQPMPYLTDISLPADMSQFLGPSCRSLLKKHPAHDSHVKHEMVNRQRIKKASVKVTKKRQTGRIKEDLGIVIERDHGIEIDIEPFSKIFKKAKSRPEESHKTNKKEKFKKQVKDAATFAQMAAHLEEMIVWCKSQKMEKEKRLLTFLHLKCHKMKCLEAAGYNVQRKLRSFRREVCWASSPAGSAPKTFHFPVAASRTARQKRSLWTVKRCFVSSRDRTGVKKMLREKTELVVSKLFKCNQQRGATHKVMLQTPSSGSHNDIDDIFASVGL
- the tex30 gene encoding nucleolus and neural progenitor protein isoform X2; this translates as MLNNSYRGNKTFKGLQQVEQCINRLKNMKLDSALQELADVCPNKIQRGLGIKTGKCEVPSQPMLEWICLKVLGAAQLLSCALTRCSRAFIVSKQHIRWEFVILNMVITSMLSRLWVIFRGVLVGLFMLYHRVLELLRDVAQAQPMPYLTDISLPADMSQFLGPSCRSLLKKHPAHDSHVKHEMVNRQRIKKASVKVTKKRQTGRIKEDLGIVIERDHGIEIDIEPFSKIFKKAKSRPEESHKTNKKEKFKKQVKDAATFAQMAAHLEEMIVWCKSQKMEKEKRLLTFLHLKCHKMKCLEAAGYNVQRKLRSFRREVCWASSPAGSAPKTFHFPVAASRTARQKRSLWTVKRCFVSSRDRTGVKKMLREKTELVVSKLFKCNQQRGATHKVMLQTPSSGSHNDIDDIFASVGL